Below is a genomic region from Candidatus Zixiibacteriota bacterium.
TTTATAGAAATAAACACCAGAGGCAACATCTGAAGCATTCCAGACTACCTCATGCGAACCGGCATTCATATGCTCATTAACAAGCGTGGTTACTTTCGCGCCGGTTAAATCGAATATATCGACAGTAACAGGAGCAGCTTCCTTTAAGCTAAATGATATCACAGTGCTGGCATTGAATGGATTGGGATAGTTCTGGTTCAGACTGAAATTCTCTGGACGATTAGTGTTTTCGTCCACACTGCTTGCATAAGGATTTGGATAAGTCAGATACAAAACAGGGTTCTCGGTTGCGGTGCCCTCTGTTTGAACAATGCCGCCGGCATCCTTATCGTTAATATAAAGAACATGCAGGTTTTCATCGACTACATCGGCCAAAGTTGACCAGTGGTCGCTGTCGCATTCGCCGGGGAAACAGCCGGGTGATGCCGAGTTGGTCAGGTTATATAAGCTAGTATCCCATGAACCGCCATATGGTTTACAAACCATATAGATTTCACCATTACCAAAACCGCCTTCGGAAATATCGGAAGTATCGAAATATGTAAATGTGCAGAATAAATTGTTGTCGGTGTCAACGCCAAGATTCATCTTGCTGATACTGCGGTTCCAGGCGCCTTCTATGGTCGTCCACAGTGAATCCGGATGATGAAATATTGTTTCGATTTCATCTGATTCTTCATCCCAATGCTTAAGGTTGGTGCGATAATAAATACCTTCATCGGTAACCCACTGGTCTGTCCAGACCACATGGATATTGTCGTTGTAATCAAATAAGACATCAAGGTCTGTATAGGCAAACAATGAATCATCATCGGTGGTATAGTTTGTGATATTGTTTCTGCCGTAGCGGAAATCCCATGAGGTGCCGTCATCAGAAATAACATAATAGATGTCGTTATACCACTGAGTGCTAGTATCAGTAGTTTTGGAATAAGCAATAACTACTCTGTCGGAAACAGGCGAAGCATCGACTACGCTGCTAATAACCATGACTGTATCGACAAACTGAAGCGTACTCCATGTGGCGCCACCATCGGTTGAGCCGGTGTATGCCATTCTCTGCATGCGGAGTGTGGTATTCTCTGTCATAGTTACATGAATATTATCATTGCGGTCGACACACATATAAGGCCAATAACATCTGCCGGGGCTGTCGGGTGTCTGCGGGAACAGTTCGTCCGGCGGGTTGTAATGGTCGAATATTCCCATGCCCGATATCTCGTTATCGATAGAAACGGTAGCATAAGTAGGCGAACTTCCGCCTGAGGAATGGTAAGCGAAACAGCCTTGAGTGCCGCTGTAGATATCTAAGTTTGTATAACCTGCGCCAGCATCAACATTGACCTGTCCGTCGATCTCATTCGGGTTCAGAACGCCGTTAGCATCCATCCAGTTGTGATAAACATGACGGGGAACTTGCGGATATGGCCAACCATTCAAATACATCCAGTCAAAATAGATAGAACCATCATCGCAGATAGCTACACGATTGCCGCTTGAACCGTTGGTCTGGTAATCATAATAAGTTATACCTACTTGCAAACCCGGCGAATCAGTAGAAGTACCGGGAACATACGGATAAACCTCGACATCGGGAAGAGGCTCATCGCCTTTAATAATATTCTGCTGTGTCATCGGAGCGG
It encodes:
- a CDS encoding T9SS type A sorting domain-containing protein, whose product is MIKKIFILSVLAAFLLTAGAVAELSKTAPMTQQNIIKGDEPLPDVEVYPYVPGTSTDSPGLQVGITYYDYQTNGSSGNRVAICDDGSIYFDWMYLNGWPYPQVPRHVYHNWMDANGVLNPNEIDGQVNVDAGAGYTNLDIYSGTQGCFAYHSSGGSSPTYATVSIDNEISGMGIFDHYNPPDELFPQTPDSPGRCYWPYMCVDRNDNIHVTMTENTTLRMQRMAYTGSTDGGATWSTLQFVDTVMVISSVVDASPVSDRVVIAYSKTTDTSTQWYNDIYYVISDDGTSWDFRYGRNNITNYTTDDDSLFAYTDLDVLFDYNDNIHVVWTDQWVTDEGIYYRTNLKHWDEESDEIETIFHHPDSLWTTIEGAWNRSISKMNLGVDTDNNLFCTFTYFDTSDISEGGFGNGEIYMVCKPYGGSWDTSLYNLTNSASPGCFPGECDSDHWSTLADVVDENLHVLYINDKDAGGIVQTEGTATENPVLYLTYPNPYASSVDENTNRPENFSLNQNYPNPFNASTVISFSLKEAAPVTVDIFDLTGAKVTTLVNEHMNAGSHEVVWNASDVASGVYFYKLTAGGVSETKQAVMIK